A window from Drosophila nasuta strain 15112-1781.00 chromosome 3, ASM2355853v1, whole genome shotgun sequence encodes these proteins:
- the LOC132794280 gene encoding plectin isoform X11 produces the protein MAGVQRKLVHKQFNSPMGLYSQENVKATLNRELKAFGADGIEIDEQITKPLNLANSAVLRAVEEEEQQVKCGDFQPLSRQSRSRRRGDAVEQSPHHALHQNLLDQIKTQYLSHQHDVTIDRDTVLRINRMSTRRHLHKRDHSWPPVEPESPLEHGSELAIIQGSITPSPTHSIEALREKFNSPTRIVELSPREVRNQRQQLEGKISKSSSNLIKPKSETSLLDQEQPQTAQLKGFSAPETKAADADIGLVAPKCEYYEQLTQQRPSTPSTLKPNTAPYRPRLKRQSYSLDRGRARKRAVALSGAAATELPPPKPRNGGGGGATASAPSTPRVQRRSIKLATELRICYDGDSEEEQQPKATASYDIDLETLPLPALPSTSRGKAATAATATATSLPRKVSAVIDSLALKQQQQLALALATASAPRQVSDVGHRIPVAVAVSAEPATAAAHSGQLEARVQQMYDDACSYLQQDQHQQDITSNMTPSPANQDETPATYVSATSGIKLQRQESIRKPAAIPTPPPLPPPPMRAKRSEEQKARRQGVVYSDSSTQAQQHEAHLEIAQLEAKYAHIQQSITEHLRQIDAYMENAKTALQRSVQATPTPSTPPPERPKTPIQPLSEPWDMFASRQSPILATENPLQAILRQIYCRAAGIQLQPPKEQEPIETVETVALPEENVPIVERALEDLHKIALALDSDEQALHVLQVEHKTTPTAVQAEHVIIVEDEQEPEEEDEEDAADKDCSLDYRHVSDVIANYEQLSAASEIATKQHETQLSTGKERTVKDEARNQFRKLAEAVEVQARKEREAKEWVQKKMVRKQQWEEKVKELKEKEEEEKEQQLKREKELREQELQERKEKEQKEQAKKEKELKEQEQRAIEQLEKKEQQLKEKELKQQELKKLVELMERQLKEQQQKEEQVKAQQLKEEQQVKEQQLREQQLKEKEVREQQLKVQQLKQEELKEQQLKEQKLKEEQQLREQQTKEKEPQQDAVETSSCSHETTSIHDVSNGTWCSVCNECRDSPHGWGKLTKADQWRFDNLQNESLPNYKSTYEVRSPYVSRQISWEETQQAQPEQQPEQQPKQQLQRQRSEIEIITTPAAITASLAPDTREWQLSRSPSPSPLRKYPAPLIDTAQRCSSPFGLNPVQSRALTPTPTPIPLEAKYTHVPQLEGHNIGLLVRTATEPLQLSMSASSSMLAATPPATPRCTSQPPPFEFLMQHGLGPQNDFKSIAADHSEEQTQSTRDFSINRSFDNVSPRPYIGIEGYKRVAWPPASEERIVREFTPQPQQSPAPGSGGYYQQQHQQQHQQQPTAAAAAAPSASSLNAAPAQL, from the exons ATGGCTGGCGTACAACGTAAACTTGTGCACAAGCAATTCAATTCACCCATGGGCCTGTACTCCCAGGAGAACGTAAAGGCCACGCTGAATCGAGAGCTGAAGGCCTTTGGGGCCGACGG GATCGAAATCGACGAACAAATCACAAAACCATTGAACTTGGCCAACTCGGCTGTTCTGCGTGCCGTTGAGGAGGAGGAACAACAAGTCAAATGCG GCGACTTTCAGCCACTGTCCAGGCAAAGTCGCAGCCGTCGTAGGGGTGATGCAGTGGAACAATCGCCACATCATGCACTGCATCAGAATCTGCTGGATCAGATCAAGACACAGTATCTGAGTCATCAGCACGATGTGACCATCGATCGGGACACTGTGCTGCGCATCAATCGCATGTCCACGCGACGTCATCTGCACAAGCGCGATCACAGCTGGCCGCCAGTGGAGCCAGAGTCGCCGTTGGAGCACGGATCAGAGCTGGCTATAATTCAGGGCAGCATAACGCCATCGCCAACGCACAGCATTGAAGCGTTGCGCGAGAAGTTCAACAGTCCCACTAGGATTGTGGAGCTGTCGCCGCGAGAGGTGAGAAACCAGCGACAGCAGCTGGAGGGAAAAatcagcaagagcagcagcaacttaaTCAAGCCTAAGAGTGAAACCTCTTTGCTGGACCAGGAGCAGCCTCAAACAGCGCAATTGAAAGGTTTCTCTGCACCCGAAACCAAGGCAGCGGATGCAGACATTGGTTTGGTGGCACCCAAATGCGAATACTACGAGCAGCTGACCCAACAGCGTCCCAGCACGCCCAGCACCTTGAAGCCCAACACAGCACCGTATCGTCCCAGGCTGAAGCGTCAATCGTATTCGCTGGATCGGGGAAGAGCACGGAAACGAGCTGTTGCCTTGAGCggagcagcagccacagagCTGCCACCGCCGAAGCCACGCaatggaggaggaggaggagcaacagCCAGCGCTCCCAGCACTCCGCGTGTGCAGCGACGCAGCATCAAACTAGCCACCGAGTTGCGCATCTGCtacgacggcgacagcgaggAGGAGCAACAGCCCAAGGCCACTGCCAGCTATGACATCGATTTGGAGACATTGCCGCTGCCAGCGTTGCCATCAACAAGCCGCGGAAAAGCAGccacagctgcaacagcaacagcaaccagctTGCCAAGAAAGGTCTCTGCGGTAATTGACAGCCTGGCacttaagcagcagcagcagctggcccTCGCACTGGCCACCGCAAGTGCTCCACGGCAGGTCAGCGATGTTGGGCATCGCAtaccagttgcagttgcagtcagCGCTGAGCCAGCGACGGCGGCAGCTCATTCCGGGCAACTCGAGGCGCGAGTGCAGCAAATGTACGACGACGCCTGCAGCTATTTGCAGCAGGATCAGCATCAGCAGGATATAACAAGCAACATGACGCCATCGCCAGCTAACCAGGATGAGACACCAGCCACCTATGTGAGCGCCACGAGCGGCATCAAGCTACAGCGCCAAGAGAGCATAAGAAAGCCAGCGGCAATTCCCACGCCACCGCCTTTGCCACCGCCTCCAATGCGTGCCAAGCGCAGCGAGGAACAGAAGGCACGTCGTCAGGGCGTTGTCTACAGCGACAGCTCAACTCAGGCCCAGCAGCATGAGGCACATCTGGAGATTGCCCAGCTGGAGGCCAAGTATGCGCACATACAGCAGTCCATCACTGAGCATCTGCGTCAGATTGATGCGTACATGGAGAATGCCAAGACTGCGCTGCAGCGCAGTGTTCAAGCCACGCCTACACCCAGCACACCGCCCCCAGAGAGACCCAAGACACCCATTCAACCGCTATCCGAACCCTGGGATATGTTCGCCTCACGTCAATCGCCAATACTCGCCACGGAGAATCCTTTGCAGGCCATACTCAGGCAAATCTATTGCCGGGCCGCGGGCATTCAACTGCAGCCGCCCAAGGAGCAGGAGCCCATCGAGACAGTCGAGACGGTGGCACTGCCCGAGGAGAACGTGCCGATTGTGGAGCGTGCTCTCGAGGACCTGCACAAGATTGCCTTGGCACTGGACAGCGATGAGCAGGCGTTGCACGTACTGCAAGTGGAGCACAAGACAACGCCCACAGCGGTCCAAGCAGAGCACGTAATCATTGTGGAGGACGAGCAAGAGCCAGAAGAGGAGGACGAGGAGGATGCGGCAGACAAGGATTGCAGCTTGGACTACAGACATGTGTCCGACGTAATTGCCAACTATGAACAGCTGTCGGCGGCGAGTGAAATTGCCACGAAACAACATGAAACACAGCTGTCGACGGGCAAGGAAAGAACTGTTAAGGATGAGGCCAGAAATCAATTTAGGAAATTAGCTGAAGCGGTGGAGGTGCAGGCTAGAAAGGAGCGGGAGGCCAAGGAATGGGTGCAGAAGAAAATGGTGCGAAAGCAGCAGTGGGAAGAGAAGGTGAAGGAGCTCAAGGAgaaagaggaggaggaaaaaGAGCAACAGTTAAAGAGGGAAAAAGAGCTGAGGGAGCAGGAGCTACAGGAACGGAAAGAAAAGGAACAGAAAGAGCAAGCGAAGAAGGAGAAAGAGCTGAAGGAGCAAGAGCAGCGGGCAATAGAACAGCTGGAAAagaaggagcagcagctgaaagagaaagagctaAAGCAACAGGAGCTAAAGAAGCTAGTGGAGTTGATGGAGAGACAGCTgaaggagcagcaacaaaaggaAGAGCAGGTGAAAGCGCAGCAACTAAAAGAGGAGCAGCAGGTGAAGGAACAGCAGCTAAGGGAACAACAGTTGAAGGAAAAAGAAGTGAGGGAGCAACAACTGAAGGTGCAGCAATTGAAACAAGAAGAGTTGAAGGAACAACAGCTAAAGGAGCAGAAACTGAAGGAGGAACAACAGTTAAGAGAGCAACAGACCAAGGAAAAGGAACCACAGCAGGATGCAGTAGAGACTTCCAGCTGCTCACATGAGACAACATCAATTCACGACGTGTCCAATGGCACTTGGTGCTCTGTATGTAACGAGTGCCGCGACTCGCCGCATGGTTGGGGCAAGTTAACGAAAGCAGATCAGTGGCGCTTCGATAATCTGCAAAACGAATCGCTTCCCAACTACAAATCGACCTATGAGGTACGCAGTCCTTATGTGTCCCGTCAAATATCCTGGGAGGAAACACAGCAAGCACAGCCAGAGCAACAGCCAGAACAGCAACCaaagcagcaattgcaacgtCAGCGAAGCGAGATTGAAATTATTACCACGCCAGCGGCAATCACAGCCAGCTTAGCTCCCGACACCAGAGAGTGGCAGCTGAGTCGCTCGCCAAGTCCTTCGCCACTGCGCAAATATCCTGCGCCTTTGATTGACACCGCGCAACGTTGCAGCTCGCCCTTTGGCCTCAATCCAGTTCAAAGCAGAGCTCTTactccgactccaactccgatTCCTCTAGAAGCCAAGTACACGCATGTGCCGCAGTTGGAGGGACACAATATTGGTCTGCTAGTGCGCACAGCCACCGAACCGCTTCAACTAAGCATGTCCGCCTCATCTTCCATGCTGGCAGCAACACCTCCTGCCACGCCCCGCTGCACTTCGCAACCACCGCCCTTTGAGTTCCTCATGCAACACGGTCTCGGGCCGCAAAACGACTTCAAATCGATTGCAGCCGATCACAGCGAGGAGCAGACGCAATCCACACGCGATTTCAGCATCAATCGATCCTTCGACAATGTTTCGCCTCGTCCTTATATTGGCATTGAAG GTTACAAACGCGTCGCTTGGCCACCAGCCTCTGAGGAGCGCATTGTGCGTGAGTTCACGCCTCAGCCTCAGCAGAGTCCGGCGCCAGGCAGCGGTGGCTAttatcagcaacaacatcagcaacaacatcagcagcaaccaacagcagcagcagcagcggcgccGTCCGCTAGCAGCCTCAATGCTGCACCAGCTCAG CTGTAA
- the LOC132794280 gene encoding plectin isoform X8 codes for MAGVQRKLVHKQFNSPMGLYSQENVKATLNRELKAFGADGIEIDEQITKPLNLANSAVLRAVEEEEQQVKCGDFQPLSRQSRSRRRGDAVEQSPHHALHQNLLDQIKTQYLSHQHDVTIDRDTVLRINRMSTRRHLHKRDHSWPPVEPESPLEHGSELAIIQGSITPSPTHSIEALREKFNSPTRIVELSPREVRNQRQQLEGKISKSSSNLIKPKSETSLLDQEQPQTAQLKGFSAPETKAADADIGLVAPKCEYYEQLTQQRPSTPSTLKPNTAPYRPRLKRQSYSLDRGRARKRAVALSGAAATELPPPKPRNGGGGGATASAPSTPRVQRRSIKLATELRICYDGDSEEEQQPKATASYDIDLETLPLPALPSTSRGKAATAATATATSLPRKVSAVIDSLALKQQQQLALALATASAPRQVSDVGHRIPVAVAVSAEPATAAAHSGQLEARVQQMYDDACSYLQQDQHQQDITSNMTPSPANQDETPATYVSATSGIKLQRQESIRKPAAIPTPPPLPPPPMRAKRSEEQKARRQGVVYSDSSTQAQQHEAHLEIAQLEAKYAHIQQSITEHLRQIDAYMENAKTALQRSVQATPTPSTPPPERPKTPIQPLSEPWDMFASRQSPILATENPLQAILRQIYCRAAGIQLQPPKEQEPIETVETVALPEENVPIVERALEDLHKIALALDSDEQALHVLQVEHKTTPTAVQAEHVIIVEDEQEPEEEDEEDAADKDCSLDYRHVSDVIANYEQLSAASEIATKQHETQLSTGKERTVKDEARNQFRKLAEAVEVQARKEREAKEWVQKKMVRKQQWEEKVKELKEKEEEEKEQQLKREKELREQELQERKEKEQKEQAKKEKELKEQEQRAIEQLEKKEQQLKEKELKQQELKKLVELMERQLKEQQQKEEQVKAQQLKEEQQVKEQQLREQQLKEKEVREQQLKVQQLKQEELKEQQLKEQKLKEEQQLREQQTKEKEPQQDAVETSSCSHETTSIHDVSNGTWCSVCNECRDSPHGWGKLTKADQWRFDNLQNESLPNYKSTYEVRSPYVSRQISWEETQQAQPEQQPEQQPKQQLQRQRSEIEIITTPAAITASLAPDTREWQLSRSPSPSPLRKYPAPLIDTAQRCSSPFGLNPVQSRALTPTPTPIPLEAKYTHVPQLEGHNIGLLVRTATEPLQLSMSASSSMLAATPPATPRCTSQPPPFEFLMQHGLGPQNDFKSIAADHSEEQTQSTRDFSINRSFDNVSPRPYIGIEGYKRVAWPPASEERIVREFTPQPQQSPAPGSGGYYQQQHQQQHQQQPTAAAAAAPSASSLNAAPAQGPIYNNVTQQQQPQQYQQPQQQQQYYQQPQQPAQNVYGPNTNYASNGYAPAAATVAAPQDPNNYPQQPIQYTQAQFNRQPSREPVADNYAPYAQPQQQQQQQQPPQQQQQHYQPTYPQQQQQQQPPLAVDNVGGGWKHIGAPQPKSHQEFTAGGVAPTSAYPSYQQQQQQPQQQQQQQYQYQPQL; via the exons ATGGCTGGCGTACAACGTAAACTTGTGCACAAGCAATTCAATTCACCCATGGGCCTGTACTCCCAGGAGAACGTAAAGGCCACGCTGAATCGAGAGCTGAAGGCCTTTGGGGCCGACGG GATCGAAATCGACGAACAAATCACAAAACCATTGAACTTGGCCAACTCGGCTGTTCTGCGTGCCGTTGAGGAGGAGGAACAACAAGTCAAATGCG GCGACTTTCAGCCACTGTCCAGGCAAAGTCGCAGCCGTCGTAGGGGTGATGCAGTGGAACAATCGCCACATCATGCACTGCATCAGAATCTGCTGGATCAGATCAAGACACAGTATCTGAGTCATCAGCACGATGTGACCATCGATCGGGACACTGTGCTGCGCATCAATCGCATGTCCACGCGACGTCATCTGCACAAGCGCGATCACAGCTGGCCGCCAGTGGAGCCAGAGTCGCCGTTGGAGCACGGATCAGAGCTGGCTATAATTCAGGGCAGCATAACGCCATCGCCAACGCACAGCATTGAAGCGTTGCGCGAGAAGTTCAACAGTCCCACTAGGATTGTGGAGCTGTCGCCGCGAGAGGTGAGAAACCAGCGACAGCAGCTGGAGGGAAAAatcagcaagagcagcagcaacttaaTCAAGCCTAAGAGTGAAACCTCTTTGCTGGACCAGGAGCAGCCTCAAACAGCGCAATTGAAAGGTTTCTCTGCACCCGAAACCAAGGCAGCGGATGCAGACATTGGTTTGGTGGCACCCAAATGCGAATACTACGAGCAGCTGACCCAACAGCGTCCCAGCACGCCCAGCACCTTGAAGCCCAACACAGCACCGTATCGTCCCAGGCTGAAGCGTCAATCGTATTCGCTGGATCGGGGAAGAGCACGGAAACGAGCTGTTGCCTTGAGCggagcagcagccacagagCTGCCACCGCCGAAGCCACGCaatggaggaggaggaggagcaacagCCAGCGCTCCCAGCACTCCGCGTGTGCAGCGACGCAGCATCAAACTAGCCACCGAGTTGCGCATCTGCtacgacggcgacagcgaggAGGAGCAACAGCCCAAGGCCACTGCCAGCTATGACATCGATTTGGAGACATTGCCGCTGCCAGCGTTGCCATCAACAAGCCGCGGAAAAGCAGccacagctgcaacagcaacagcaaccagctTGCCAAGAAAGGTCTCTGCGGTAATTGACAGCCTGGCacttaagcagcagcagcagctggcccTCGCACTGGCCACCGCAAGTGCTCCACGGCAGGTCAGCGATGTTGGGCATCGCAtaccagttgcagttgcagtcagCGCTGAGCCAGCGACGGCGGCAGCTCATTCCGGGCAACTCGAGGCGCGAGTGCAGCAAATGTACGACGACGCCTGCAGCTATTTGCAGCAGGATCAGCATCAGCAGGATATAACAAGCAACATGACGCCATCGCCAGCTAACCAGGATGAGACACCAGCCACCTATGTGAGCGCCACGAGCGGCATCAAGCTACAGCGCCAAGAGAGCATAAGAAAGCCAGCGGCAATTCCCACGCCACCGCCTTTGCCACCGCCTCCAATGCGTGCCAAGCGCAGCGAGGAACAGAAGGCACGTCGTCAGGGCGTTGTCTACAGCGACAGCTCAACTCAGGCCCAGCAGCATGAGGCACATCTGGAGATTGCCCAGCTGGAGGCCAAGTATGCGCACATACAGCAGTCCATCACTGAGCATCTGCGTCAGATTGATGCGTACATGGAGAATGCCAAGACTGCGCTGCAGCGCAGTGTTCAAGCCACGCCTACACCCAGCACACCGCCCCCAGAGAGACCCAAGACACCCATTCAACCGCTATCCGAACCCTGGGATATGTTCGCCTCACGTCAATCGCCAATACTCGCCACGGAGAATCCTTTGCAGGCCATACTCAGGCAAATCTATTGCCGGGCCGCGGGCATTCAACTGCAGCCGCCCAAGGAGCAGGAGCCCATCGAGACAGTCGAGACGGTGGCACTGCCCGAGGAGAACGTGCCGATTGTGGAGCGTGCTCTCGAGGACCTGCACAAGATTGCCTTGGCACTGGACAGCGATGAGCAGGCGTTGCACGTACTGCAAGTGGAGCACAAGACAACGCCCACAGCGGTCCAAGCAGAGCACGTAATCATTGTGGAGGACGAGCAAGAGCCAGAAGAGGAGGACGAGGAGGATGCGGCAGACAAGGATTGCAGCTTGGACTACAGACATGTGTCCGACGTAATTGCCAACTATGAACAGCTGTCGGCGGCGAGTGAAATTGCCACGAAACAACATGAAACACAGCTGTCGACGGGCAAGGAAAGAACTGTTAAGGATGAGGCCAGAAATCAATTTAGGAAATTAGCTGAAGCGGTGGAGGTGCAGGCTAGAAAGGAGCGGGAGGCCAAGGAATGGGTGCAGAAGAAAATGGTGCGAAAGCAGCAGTGGGAAGAGAAGGTGAAGGAGCTCAAGGAgaaagaggaggaggaaaaaGAGCAACAGTTAAAGAGGGAAAAAGAGCTGAGGGAGCAGGAGCTACAGGAACGGAAAGAAAAGGAACAGAAAGAGCAAGCGAAGAAGGAGAAAGAGCTGAAGGAGCAAGAGCAGCGGGCAATAGAACAGCTGGAAAagaaggagcagcagctgaaagagaaagagctaAAGCAACAGGAGCTAAAGAAGCTAGTGGAGTTGATGGAGAGACAGCTgaaggagcagcaacaaaaggaAGAGCAGGTGAAAGCGCAGCAACTAAAAGAGGAGCAGCAGGTGAAGGAACAGCAGCTAAGGGAACAACAGTTGAAGGAAAAAGAAGTGAGGGAGCAACAACTGAAGGTGCAGCAATTGAAACAAGAAGAGTTGAAGGAACAACAGCTAAAGGAGCAGAAACTGAAGGAGGAACAACAGTTAAGAGAGCAACAGACCAAGGAAAAGGAACCACAGCAGGATGCAGTAGAGACTTCCAGCTGCTCACATGAGACAACATCAATTCACGACGTGTCCAATGGCACTTGGTGCTCTGTATGTAACGAGTGCCGCGACTCGCCGCATGGTTGGGGCAAGTTAACGAAAGCAGATCAGTGGCGCTTCGATAATCTGCAAAACGAATCGCTTCCCAACTACAAATCGACCTATGAGGTACGCAGTCCTTATGTGTCCCGTCAAATATCCTGGGAGGAAACACAGCAAGCACAGCCAGAGCAACAGCCAGAACAGCAACCaaagcagcaattgcaacgtCAGCGAAGCGAGATTGAAATTATTACCACGCCAGCGGCAATCACAGCCAGCTTAGCTCCCGACACCAGAGAGTGGCAGCTGAGTCGCTCGCCAAGTCCTTCGCCACTGCGCAAATATCCTGCGCCTTTGATTGACACCGCGCAACGTTGCAGCTCGCCCTTTGGCCTCAATCCAGTTCAAAGCAGAGCTCTTactccgactccaactccgatTCCTCTAGAAGCCAAGTACACGCATGTGCCGCAGTTGGAGGGACACAATATTGGTCTGCTAGTGCGCACAGCCACCGAACCGCTTCAACTAAGCATGTCCGCCTCATCTTCCATGCTGGCAGCAACACCTCCTGCCACGCCCCGCTGCACTTCGCAACCACCGCCCTTTGAGTTCCTCATGCAACACGGTCTCGGGCCGCAAAACGACTTCAAATCGATTGCAGCCGATCACAGCGAGGAGCAGACGCAATCCACACGCGATTTCAGCATCAATCGATCCTTCGACAATGTTTCGCCTCGTCCTTATATTGGCATTGAAG GTTACAAACGCGTCGCTTGGCCACCAGCCTCTGAGGAGCGCATTGTGCGTGAGTTCACGCCTCAGCCTCAGCAGAGTCCGGCGCCAGGCAGCGGTGGCTAttatcagcaacaacatcagcaacaacatcagcagcaaccaacagcagcagcagcagcggcgccGTCCGCTAGCAGCCTCAATGCTGCACCAGCTCAG GGTCCCATTTATAACAACGTaacccagcaacaacagccacaacaataccagcaaccacaacaacaacaacaatactaccagcaaccacaacaacctGCACAAAATGTTTATGGTCCCAACACTAACTATGCATCAAATGGTTatgcgccagcagcagcaactgttgctgctccacAAGATCCTAATAACTATCCACAACAACCCATCCAATACACACAGGCACAGTTCAATAGACAACCATCGAGGGAGCCAGTTGCTGACAACTATGCGCCGTAcgcacagccacagcagcaacagcagcagcagcaaccaccccagcaacagcagcaacactatCAGCCAACTTAtccccagcaacagcagcaacaacaacctcCACTTGCCGTAGACAATGTGGGCGGTGGCTGGAAGCACATTGGTGCACCTCAGCCCAAGTCTCACCAGGAGTTCACAGCTGGTGGTGTTGCGCCAACATCTGCTTATCCCTcgtatcagcagcagcaacaacagcctcagcagcagcagcagcaacaatatcaatatcaaccTCAG CTGTAA
- the LOC132794280 gene encoding adenylate cyclase, terminal-differentiation specific isoform X14, translating to MGAQWNIINKNYKNLEGYKRVAWPPASEERIVREFTPQPQQSPAPGSGGYYQQQHQQQHQQQPTAAAAAAPSASSLNAAPAQGPIYNNVTQQQQPQQYQQPQQQQQYYQQPQQPAQNVYGPNTNYASNGYAPAAATVAAPQDPNNYPQQPIQYTQAQFNRQPSREPVADNYAPYAQPQQQQQQQQPPQQQQQHYQPTYPQQQQQQQPPLAVDNVGGGWKHIGAPQPKSHQEFTAGGVAPTSAYPSYQQQQQQPQQQQQQQYQYQPQQQYQAPSSDNYQQQQPQQQQPQQPAPQHWQQQQHQQQQPPQQSQYQAPYQTSPYQQQQPQPQQNYAQQNGGANYAQPQYNSYSQPQQLQPQLQQQQQQLPYSQDQTDQQQSYRGASPGIITLRKEAPVSQKPAPVYTSQPAAVSYQGGGKLRGDLKWPPPEYKEAAVRENEERRLLALGPVCRPRRVNRDYTTFFAKNQLNCTYPSYKVPPGTQHMFA from the exons atGGGTGCACAGTGGAATATCATTAACAAGAACTACAAGAATCTGGAGG GTTACAAACGCGTCGCTTGGCCACCAGCCTCTGAGGAGCGCATTGTGCGTGAGTTCACGCCTCAGCCTCAGCAGAGTCCGGCGCCAGGCAGCGGTGGCTAttatcagcaacaacatcagcaacaacatcagcagcaaccaacagcagcagcagcagcggcgccGTCCGCTAGCAGCCTCAATGCTGCACCAGCTCAG GGTCCCATTTATAACAACGTaacccagcaacaacagccacaacaataccagcaaccacaacaacaacaacaatactaccagcaaccacaacaacctGCACAAAATGTTTATGGTCCCAACACTAACTATGCATCAAATGGTTatgcgccagcagcagcaactgttgctgctccacAAGATCCTAATAACTATCCACAACAACCCATCCAATACACACAGGCACAGTTCAATAGACAACCATCGAGGGAGCCAGTTGCTGACAACTATGCGCCGTAcgcacagccacagcagcaacagcagcagcagcaaccaccccagcaacagcagcaacactatCAGCCAACTTAtccccagcaacagcagcaacaacaacctcCACTTGCCGTAGACAATGTGGGCGGTGGCTGGAAGCACATTGGTGCACCTCAGCCCAAGTCTCACCAGGAGTTCACAGCTGGTGGTGTTGCGCCAACATCTGCTTATCCCTcgtatcagcagcagcaacaacagcctcagcagcagcagcagcaacaatatcaatatcaaccTCAG cagcaatatcAAGCGCCGTCCAGCGATAactaccagcaacagcagccgcaacagcagcagccacagcagccagCTCCACAGcactggcagcagcaacaacatcagcagcagcaaccaccacAACAGTCGCAATATCAGGCTCCATATCAGACGTCTCCttatcaacagcagcagccacagccacaacaaaaCTATGCACAACAAAATGGTGGTGCTAACTATGCTCAACCACAATACAATTCTTATTCGCAGCCTCAGCAACTGCAGcctcaactgcagcagcagcagcaacaattgcccTACTCGCAAGATCAGACCGATCAGCAACAGAGCTACCGTGGCGCCAGTCCTGGCATCATAACGCTGCGTAAGGAGGCTCCCGTCTCACAGAAGCCTGCGCCAGTCTACACTTCGCAGCCTGCCGCCGTCAGCTATCAGG GAGGCGGCAAATTGCGCGGAGATTTGAAATGGCCACCACCGGAGTACAAGGAGGCCGCTGTGCGCGAGAACGAGGAACGTCGCCTCTTGGCGTTGGGCCCCGTCTGCCGTCCCCGTAGAGTCAATCGT GACTACACTACCTTCTTTGCCAAGAACCAACTGAACTGCACCTATCCCAGCTACAAGGTGCCACCAGGCACTCAGCACATGTTTGCCTAA